The Candidatus Sysuiplasma acidicola genome has a window encoding:
- a CDS encoding tetratricopeptide repeat protein → MPGEDSRKDLEDGIQLLNEGRPEDAVKKFAKVLKSDPKNAEAYFWRAEASLALSQVTIDEILALYKKAIEYDPANAYYQSSLGFFCAENGRFNDAEAAYNRAAELEPESSAQFYSEFAAEYARKAPIFMERFLDDKTREMIQKKALKYALKSISMDEETAKKLL, encoded by the coding sequence ATGCCCGGTGAAGACAGCAGAAAGGATCTTGAAGATGGAATACAGCTGCTAAATGAGGGGAGACCCGAAGATGCAGTCAAAAAATTTGCCAAAGTACTGAAGAGCGATCCAAAAAATGCCGAAGCGTACTTCTGGCGTGCAGAGGCATCCCTGGCGCTTTCACAGGTTACGATTGACGAGATACTCGCACTCTACAAAAAAGCCATAGAGTATGATCCCGCGAACGCATATTATCAGAGTTCTCTTGGTTTTTTCTGTGCGGAGAATGGCCGCTTCAACGATGCTGAAGCGGCCTACAACAGGGCTGCGGAGCTTGAGCCTGAATCATCGGCACAGTTCTATTCTGAATTTGCAGCAGAATATGCACGAAAAGCCCCCATATTCATGGAAAGGTTTCTGGACGACAAGACTCGCGAGATGATCCAGAAAAAAGCGTTAAAGTATGCGCTGAAGTCGATATCAATGGATGAAGAAACGGCAAAAAAACTCCTATGA
- a CDS encoding phosphoglycolate phosphatase has product MTPTQGNIRCIVTDVDGTLTSYDRRISVGAINTLRRIQDAGITIILATGNVLPIAYGLFKMIGLTGAIVAENGGVLYHNQTVEYLNSPQKPLEAFNFLKSRLDVHRLFTDQWRMTEVALEPSADTEAVRRLLSGHDVNVESSGFAIHIQSRNFTKFKAVSRVCHTMGIALEHVAAFGDGENDIEMLKNCGIGIAVANAPEHVKKVASHVTKSSHGDGFVEGIEWLAILR; this is encoded by the coding sequence ATGACCCCCACTCAAGGGAATATCCGGTGCATTGTAACGGATGTTGACGGAACCCTGACTTCCTACGACAGGCGAATCAGTGTCGGTGCGATAAACACACTGAGGCGCATTCAGGATGCCGGCATCACAATAATACTGGCGACCGGAAACGTCCTTCCCATCGCATACGGTCTTTTCAAAATGATAGGTCTTACAGGTGCGATAGTGGCAGAAAACGGGGGTGTTCTGTACCACAACCAGACAGTGGAGTATCTCAACAGCCCCCAGAAACCTCTCGAGGCTTTCAACTTTCTGAAGAGCAGGCTGGACGTTCACAGGCTATTCACAGATCAGTGGAGAATGACCGAAGTCGCTCTGGAGCCCTCGGCGGATACTGAGGCCGTCAGAAGATTGCTCAGCGGGCACGATGTCAACGTGGAGTCGAGCGGCTTCGCAATACACATTCAGAGCAGAAATTTCACAAAATTCAAAGCCGTTTCGAGAGTATGCCACACCATGGGTATTGCGCTCGAGCATGTTGCGGCGTTCGGTGACGGTGAGAATGATATCGAGATGCTGAAGAACTGCGGCATTGGTATAGCTGTTGCTAATGCACCCGAGCACGTAAAGAAAGTGGCATCGCATGTCACGAAATCGAGCCATGGAGATGGCTTCGTTGAAGGCATCGAATGGCTTGCCATTCTGCGATGA
- a CDS encoding transposase: MNIIRSTRCSLTEATQAKVELLATVLTEYGRVVNHFINLWWGHGPPPKKTELLKEVIAVPGTWLSARLRKVAAREAIDMIRASRERDGKDAVKPVHKGKRMYVSSTIASLTHDAAAKEFDAWLHIASVGRGITMNLPVRFHRHYHRYAQDPGARRLESYIITEDSVQLAFEVDVGEPRTVGPELGLDTGINTLAALSDGTLLGTDIRPMVERIKRCKHGSNGQKTARRAIKQRMAEVAKEVLSTGPSVIVTEDLTLLSHGRKTQRRVSKNMRRSLGAWTYRNWLNRLEMACQTNSVRFERVPPAYTSQRCHECGHIGKGNRNGESFCCRKCGYAGNADVNAAKNLLIRFWGKTPTLHQPTVGASNGCHTTL, translated from the coding sequence ATGAATATCATTCGCTCGACACGGTGCTCTCTCACGGAGGCCACTCAGGCCAAGGTGGAGCTACTCGCCACTGTCCTGACGGAGTATGGACGGGTGGTGAACCACTTCATCAATCTCTGGTGGGGACACGGCCCTCCACCAAAAAAGACGGAACTCCTCAAGGAAGTCATTGCCGTTCCAGGCACCTGGCTGTCGGCCCGTCTTCGCAAGGTGGCGGCGAGAGAGGCCATTGACATGATCCGCGCCTCGAGAGAGCGGGACGGGAAAGACGCTGTCAAGCCCGTCCATAAGGGCAAGCGGATGTATGTCTCCTCGACCATCGCTTCTCTCACCCACGACGCTGCCGCAAAGGAGTTCGACGCATGGTTGCACATTGCAAGCGTGGGTCGTGGCATCACCATGAATCTCCCCGTGCGGTTCCACAGGCACTATCACCGCTATGCTCAGGACCCGGGAGCGCGCCGATTGGAGTCCTACATCATCACCGAGGATTCAGTGCAGCTGGCATTCGAGGTGGATGTGGGGGAACCCCGTACTGTTGGTCCTGAGCTTGGATTGGATACGGGCATCAACACGCTCGCCGCTCTCTCGGACGGGACGCTCCTGGGGACAGACATCAGGCCGATGGTTGAACGTATCAAGAGATGCAAACACGGTTCGAACGGGCAGAAGACTGCCCGCCGTGCCATCAAACAGCGGATGGCGGAGGTGGCGAAGGAAGTCCTGTCCACTGGTCCCTCAGTCATAGTGACTGAGGATCTTACGCTCCTTTCTCATGGAAGGAAGACACAGCGTCGCGTGTCTAAAAATATGCGGCGTAGTCTCGGTGCGTGGACATACCGTAACTGGCTTAACCGGCTGGAAATGGCCTGCCAGACGAACAGTGTTCGATTCGAGCGGGTTCCACCGGCATACACCAGTCAGCGGTGCCATGAATGCGGCCACATCGGGAAGGGGAACCGGAACGGGGAGAGTTTCTGCTGCCGGAAGTGTGGCTACGCCGGCAACGCGGATGTAAATGCTGCGAAGAACCTCCTGATACGGTTCTGGGGCAAGACCCCGACCCTGCACCAGCCTACGGTCGGTGCTTCAAACGGATGTCATACAACGCTATGA
- a CDS encoding helix-turn-helix transcriptional regulator, with protein MKGISEKACMIRHGEKTICIFPSEAILRVLGKKYTLLIIGLLGNEKGMGFNKILESIGRPRANLLSMRFKELEVLNLIQRKVIDRRPLVVEYSLTDRGCELRDNLIQLFDWIEKN; from the coding sequence ATGAAGGGAATCAGTGAAAAGGCGTGTATGATCAGGCATGGGGAGAAAACAATATGCATCTTTCCATCAGAGGCCATACTGAGAGTCCTGGGAAAGAAATATACGCTTCTGATCATAGGTCTCCTTGGTAATGAAAAAGGCATGGGTTTCAACAAGATTCTGGAAAGCATAGGCAGACCTAGAGCCAATCTCCTTTCCATGAGATTCAAAGAACTTGAAGTCTTGAATCTGATACAGAGAAAGGTAATAGACAGGAGACCGCTTGTTGTAGAATATTCACTGACTGACAGAGGCTGTGAACTACGTGACAATCTCATTCAGCTTTTCGACTGGATAGAAAAGAACTGA
- a CDS encoding amino acid permease, with protein sequence MTATSGELTRNLSFRDVFFLSFGGMSPLLSLLTYGAVALAFGGPLAPLIMVMGTLLVLVNGLVVMQLSKRFRTSGGYYTYAFQVLSERVGFSTGWVYLFYSMLFGMAYVIGAVFVVSTVIGLPSFITLMAIVIPASAFLIAGIRPSAKYAVYTGIVEIALILVIVALSFYLTGGAAYLPNPAVYHITGGEFVLGILFAMGIPTGYGAIAPISGEVKNSEKVIGKSAVSVILTGGLLATLFIYGISNLLLQEGLKIPAGVSGLPILSAITHDFSAYGGYLTIAVTVAALNDGILAILSFGAAASRTMFRMGYDRSFPSIFATKIRNQPIVANIAVSVIILSVPLVLILNLPLTVSFIILGTIASLGGLFIHIMAGASLMRVGMRRGKRLLLRGPKDSAHVLYDYREAVLAVVAATITTVELVYSAYSTLLVYSALFLLWIVAGYMILDVRDIVTRTPYTARLFKGELSMAERFKDLTSLKIRRALPDVVVQMDENLKSAVDRCVSLDAQGAAVIDRLSNPVGTMILRDVFLLSENEIMRMKVGDLWLERPVTIGKDSDVTEIIRTFKESRMPILSIVDENGKLVGTVREREVLMALGGGVEGSGSTEAPAS encoded by the coding sequence ATCACCGCCACCTCCGGGGAACTTACGAGGAATCTGTCGTTCAGGGACGTGTTCTTTCTGTCATTTGGCGGTATGTCGCCATTACTCAGTCTCCTGACTTACGGCGCTGTGGCCCTCGCGTTCGGCGGACCTCTCGCACCGCTGATAATGGTAATGGGCACACTCCTCGTCCTTGTAAACGGCCTTGTTGTAATGCAATTATCCAAGCGGTTCAGAACATCCGGCGGCTACTACACCTATGCCTTTCAGGTTCTTTCGGAGAGAGTAGGCTTCAGCACGGGCTGGGTGTATCTCTTTTATTCCATGCTGTTCGGAATGGCATATGTGATTGGAGCCGTGTTTGTTGTCTCAACAGTCATCGGGCTGCCGAGCTTTATTACACTGATGGCCATAGTCATTCCCGCCTCAGCATTTCTGATTGCAGGCATACGACCGTCGGCGAAGTATGCCGTATACACGGGCATAGTGGAGATTGCTCTCATACTTGTCATAGTTGCCCTCTCATTCTATCTGACAGGAGGCGCCGCATACCTACCCAACCCCGCCGTATACCACATCACGGGCGGTGAATTTGTACTCGGAATACTGTTCGCAATGGGTATTCCGACCGGATATGGCGCGATTGCACCGATATCAGGCGAAGTGAAGAATTCCGAGAAGGTGATTGGAAAATCAGCGGTTTCGGTCATATTGACTGGCGGCCTGCTTGCCACCCTTTTCATATATGGAATTTCAAACCTGCTTCTACAGGAAGGGCTTAAGATTCCTGCAGGAGTTTCAGGTCTTCCGATCCTGTCCGCCATAACTCATGACTTCTCCGCATACGGCGGATATCTCACGATTGCAGTGACTGTTGCAGCACTTAATGACGGCATCCTAGCAATCCTCTCGTTTGGCGCGGCCGCCTCAAGAACAATGTTCAGAATGGGGTACGACAGATCTTTTCCCAGCATATTTGCAACGAAGATCAGAAACCAGCCGATTGTGGCAAATATTGCTGTTTCTGTTATCATACTCTCAGTACCTCTGGTTCTGATACTCAACCTGCCCTTGACAGTTTCATTTATCATTCTTGGAACAATTGCCTCCCTTGGTGGGCTCTTCATTCACATAATGGCTGGCGCCTCCCTCATGCGGGTCGGTATGAGGAGGGGGAAGAGGCTTCTCCTGAGGGGTCCGAAGGATTCAGCGCATGTGCTGTACGACTACAGGGAGGCGGTTCTCGCTGTGGTCGCTGCCACCATAACAACCGTGGAGCTGGTATATTCGGCATATTCAACGCTCCTGGTATACTCAGCGCTTTTCCTGCTCTGGATAGTTGCAGGATACATGATACTGGACGTGAGAGATATAGTAACCAGGACGCCATATACTGCAAGGCTGTTCAAGGGCGAGTTATCCATGGCGGAAAGGTTCAAAGATCTCACCAGTCTGAAAATCAGGAGAGCGCTGCCTGATGTTGTCGTGCAGATGGACGAGAATTTGAAGAGTGCAGTTGACAGGTGTGTGTCCCTGGATGCCCAGGGCGCCGCGGTTATCGACCGCCTGTCCAATCCTGTGGGTACAATGATACTGCGTGATGTGTTCCTGCTTTCGGAAAATGAGATAATGCGGATGAAGGTCGGGGATCTGTGGCTGGAGCGCCCTGTAACAATAGGCAAGGACAGCGATGTCACCGAAATAATCAGGACTTTCAAGGAAAGCAGGATGCCGATCCTGAGTATCGTTGACGAGAACGGGAAGCTGGTAGGAACGGTCAGGGAGAGGGAAGTGCTGATGGCACTGGGTGGAGGCGTGGAGGGGAGTGGCAGCACTGAAGCACCTGCATCTTAG
- a CDS encoding Nascent polypeptide-associated complex protein produces the protein MIPGLGKIDPRQMKMAMKKMGMQTEEIDDVSEVIIRTKSKEYRFSKPTVVMVKVSGQQIYQVTGEPVIGGATASESIHSGPVIQQEDIDLVVSQTGCTVEQARQALMQTDGRPADAIIRILTGS, from the coding sequence ATGATACCCGGACTAGGAAAGATAGACCCGCGCCAGATGAAGATGGCAATGAAAAAGATGGGTATGCAGACAGAAGAGATTGACGATGTCAGCGAAGTGATCATCAGAACGAAATCCAAAGAATACAGATTTTCGAAACCAACGGTCGTCATGGTAAAAGTGTCAGGACAACAAATTTACCAAGTCACTGGAGAGCCGGTAATTGGCGGCGCAACCGCTTCAGAGAGCATCCACTCAGGCCCAGTTATACAGCAGGAGGACATCGACCTCGTTGTTAGCCAGACTGGATGCACAGTGGAGCAGGCTAGGCAGGCACTGATGCAGACCGATGGAAGACCGGCGGACGCCATAATCAGAATACTGACGGGCAGCTGA
- a CDS encoding recombinase family protein — MKLSEWARQAGVRYETAWRWYKACILPVPATRLPTGTILVLPSAPPSPSVALYARVSSHDQKADLAQQTARLVTYATGKGCKIGKVVE, encoded by the coding sequence ATGAAATTATCCGAGTGGGCACGACAGGCAGGTGTGCGTTACGAAACCGCATGGAGATGGTACAAGGCATGCATCCTCCCGGTTCCGGCGACACGATTGCCCACAGGGACCATCCTTGTGCTGCCGTCGGCTCCCCCCTCGCCCTCTGTTGCCCTGTATGCGAGAGTCTCTTCACATGACCAGAAGGCAGACCTCGCGCAGCAGACTGCTCGACTTGTCACATACGCCACCGGAAAGGGCTGCAAGATCGGGAAGGTTGTCGAGTAA
- the rnhB gene encoding ribonuclease HII, whose product MADKGRTVQLGADEAGRGPVMGPMVLCALAGEPEELAAIGVRDSKKLSPSRRNELFEQLHYVSKWEIHVVWPQEIDNAVNMSALNMLELTHFAQLLSLFDCPGAYVDAPDVDERRFSLEVSKLCGKLVVAEHRADERYPSVSAASIIAKVTRDRLIDGLKTELGSDFGSGYASDRKTVLFIEEYVARCGVLPPYCRHSWETSRRILANSKIKNLEYFR is encoded by the coding sequence ATGGCGGACAAGGGACGGACAGTTCAGCTCGGAGCAGATGAGGCAGGTCGGGGCCCCGTTATGGGACCGATGGTTTTGTGTGCGCTCGCAGGCGAACCTGAAGAACTTGCGGCAATAGGGGTGAGAGATTCCAAGAAGCTATCGCCTTCAAGACGGAATGAGCTGTTTGAGCAGCTGCACTACGTTTCAAAATGGGAAATCCATGTAGTCTGGCCACAGGAGATTGACAATGCGGTTAATATGTCGGCGTTAAACATGCTTGAGCTGACGCACTTTGCCCAGTTGCTCAGTCTGTTTGACTGTCCTGGGGCTTATGTCGACGCTCCTGATGTCGACGAACGCCGTTTCTCTCTAGAAGTGTCAAAACTTTGTGGCAAGTTGGTTGTTGCCGAGCATAGGGCGGACGAACGATATCCTTCGGTCTCGGCCGCATCCATCATCGCAAAGGTGACGAGAGACAGGCTTATTGATGGATTGAAGACGGAACTCGGTTCGGATTTTGGAAGCGGATATGCCTCCGACAGGAAGACCGTACTGTTTATAGAAGAGTATGTGGCCAGGTGCGGCGTTCTCCCGCCTTATTGCAGGCATTCGTGGGAAACTTCGAGGCGAATACTGGCAAACAGTAAGATTAAAAACCTCGAATATTTCAGGTAA
- a CDS encoding cysteine hydrolase, giving the protein MIGLLVIDMNNAFVNSESPLCVSGAKKTVPRIRRVVDECRKRGIPVFFITRGYREDGSDVELSRWKYWSENGRPLLLNSKGKLSGEFYGPLKPKKGDYVVLKKKWSAFFRTELDLLLRKHDVDTVVITGTQTPNCIRATAYDADMNDFGTILISDCISSNTEEVQQANLRDFRNVGFTVLSSDEFIGKLDRFTGGRTLAETVKTDVKKRFNSKTMKHHG; this is encoded by the coding sequence ATGATTGGTTTACTCGTTATAGATATGAACAACGCGTTTGTCAACAGTGAATCACCGCTCTGTGTCAGTGGCGCAAAGAAGACAGTGCCGCGTATCCGGCGCGTCGTTGATGAATGCAGGAAGAGGGGCATCCCCGTATTCTTCATAACAAGGGGGTACAGGGAGGATGGCTCAGACGTTGAACTGAGCAGATGGAAGTACTGGAGCGAGAATGGGAGACCGCTCCTTCTGAACTCAAAGGGAAAACTGTCTGGCGAATTCTACGGGCCGCTCAAGCCGAAGAAAGGCGATTACGTTGTGCTGAAAAAGAAATGGAGCGCCTTTTTCAGGACGGAACTTGACCTTCTTCTCAGAAAGCACGACGTGGACACCGTAGTGATCACAGGCACACAGACACCCAATTGCATAAGGGCAACGGCTTACGATGCAGACATGAATGACTTCGGCACCATTCTGATTTCAGATTGCATCTCTTCAAACACGGAGGAGGTACAGCAGGCAAACCTGAGGGATTTCAGGAATGTCGGCTTCACTGTTCTCTCTTCTGACGAATTCATTGGAAAACTAGACCGCTTCACAGGCGGGAGAACACTTGCCGAAACCGTCAAGACCGACGTGAAGAAGAGGTTCAACAGCAAGACAATGAAGCATCACGGGTGA
- a CDS encoding Lrp/AsnC family transcriptional regulator: MAKEAHEKLDRLDRMLLQILSTDGGMSFQSIADRLSISKSTVHNRVGKLQDAGIIKGFYAQLDPEKLDNNMMAISLVRGRYGPKYSQNIGEAISRIRGVWAVYFVMGDVDFIVLIRCRTKKELSGIIEQLTKTEGVERSSTFYVLDRLKENYNESVLIDDVAGAEAARSSKKKKRR; this comes from the coding sequence ATGGCAAAGGAAGCACATGAAAAACTCGATAGGCTCGACAGAATGTTGCTCCAGATACTTTCCACTGACGGCGGCATGAGCTTCCAGAGCATCGCTGACAGACTTTCGATATCTAAATCCACCGTTCACAACAGGGTCGGCAAGCTGCAGGACGCAGGCATAATCAAGGGATTCTATGCACAGCTGGATCCTGAGAAACTCGACAACAACATGATGGCCATTTCACTCGTTCGTGGAAGATACGGTCCCAAATATTCTCAGAACATAGGCGAGGCCATTTCCAGAATAAGGGGCGTGTGGGCAGTCTATTTTGTTATGGGCGACGTCGATTTTATCGTGTTAATAAGGTGCAGGACAAAAAAGGAACTTTCAGGCATAATAGAACAACTTACCAAAACCGAGGGTGTGGAAAGGAGCAGTACTTTCTACGTCCTTGACAGGCTGAAAGAAAATTACAACGAGTCCGTGCTTATCGACGATGTTGCTGGCGCAGAGGCTGCGCGTTCATCAAAAAAGAAGAAAAGAAGATAA
- a CDS encoding IS3 family transposase produces the protein MSALAAGYVAKGVPVTDALNMLHIPRSSFYSAPSTSPSRAGRADSMHTMRRNGCETLYLTNGEVVEEMRAVLSQEFVCYGYKKVTKQLQREGFVINRKKVRRLMAENRLLNHSYNRRSPVSRVVESKVIVSAPNQVWETDIKYVWIAGEERNAYFLGFIDCFTREAVKHYFGLQCRGDDVREAMMQAFHERGIGSIGNVRIRNDNGTQLVCRTVEEFLSMMNISHERIHPHTPKEDAHIESFNSILEREVIRRFEFESFGDSEATIGRFVEFYNGRRLHSAIGYCTPREVYEKWKGISMKEALS, from the coding sequence ATGAGCGCACTGGCGGCCGGATACGTCGCGAAGGGTGTTCCCGTGACGGATGCGCTGAACATGCTGCACATTCCGAGAAGCAGCTTCTATTCGGCGCCTTCCACATCGCCTTCGAGGGCAGGCAGGGCTGACTCCATGCACACAATGAGGAGGAATGGGTGTGAAACACTGTATCTGACCAACGGTGAGGTGGTTGAGGAGATGAGGGCAGTGCTCTCACAGGAGTTTGTGTGCTATGGCTACAAAAAGGTGACGAAGCAGCTGCAGCGTGAGGGCTTCGTGATAAACAGGAAGAAAGTCCGCAGGCTGATGGCTGAGAACCGTCTGCTCAACCATTCGTACAACAGACGCAGCCCTGTCAGCAGAGTGGTGGAATCCAAAGTCATTGTCAGCGCACCGAACCAAGTCTGGGAGACGGACATAAAGTATGTCTGGATTGCCGGCGAGGAGAGGAACGCATACTTCCTCGGTTTCATCGACTGTTTCACCAGGGAGGCGGTGAAGCACTATTTTGGACTCCAGTGCAGGGGAGACGACGTCAGGGAGGCAATGATGCAGGCGTTCCACGAGAGGGGGATTGGCAGTATCGGCAATGTCAGGATCAGGAATGACAACGGTACGCAGCTCGTCTGCAGGACCGTGGAGGAGTTTCTCTCAATGATGAACATCAGTCATGAGCGCATCCATCCACACACACCGAAAGAGGATGCCCACATAGAGTCGTTCAACTCAATCCTGGAGAGGGAAGTCATCAGAAGGTTTGAGTTCGAGAGCTTCGGCGACTCCGAAGCGACAATCGGCAGGTTTGTGGAGTTCTACAACGGCAGACGATTGCACTCCGCAATCGGTTACTGCACACCAAGAGAAGTCTATGAAAAATGGAAAGGAATTTCTATGAAGGAGGCATTGAGTTGA
- a CDS encoding (2Fe-2S)-binding protein has protein sequence MKSVTGRSIVPAAEYTNAASSGANDGERYCIVCGNKGTKVFATTMRNHVDVRYWSLIDDTYRFSTTPGCNVVYYSNAAGIYFLTDEVKTPCALKETDSVKPVCYCMGITEDNIKAEILGKACCDSLEDIEAYTRAGTGKWCFVTNPSGKCCRDYLPSIVDKFLKQVKEPRVRLLLADVASRLSRESDDFTDITLSVQGMTCESCAVLVKEALKGAGADSVLVSLSGKTVTAKVPEGLSPEEAARAVTDAGFEAVVTEKST, from the coding sequence ATGAAATCTGTCACAGGCAGATCAATCGTTCCGGCAGCCGAATACACAAACGCCGCATCATCAGGGGCAAATGACGGCGAAAGGTACTGTATAGTCTGCGGGAACAAAGGAACAAAAGTCTTTGCGACTACCATGCGAAATCATGTGGACGTCAGATACTGGTCCCTCATCGATGATACGTACCGTTTTTCCACCACCCCTGGATGCAATGTGGTTTATTACAGCAATGCTGCAGGAATTTATTTTTTGACCGATGAGGTTAAGACTCCGTGTGCCCTCAAGGAAACGGATTCAGTGAAGCCGGTCTGTTATTGCATGGGCATAACAGAAGACAACATCAAAGCCGAAATACTGGGCAAGGCATGCTGTGATTCGCTAGAGGATATCGAAGCTTATACGCGGGCGGGAACAGGCAAGTGGTGCTTTGTGACCAATCCGAGCGGAAAATGCTGCAGAGATTACCTTCCATCGATAGTCGACAAATTCCTTAAGCAGGTTAAAGAACCGCGCGTCAGGTTGCTGCTCGCAGACGTGGCAAGCAGACTCTCGCGCGAAAGTGATGATTTTACTGACATCACGCTCAGCGTTCAAGGAATGACGTGCGAAAGTTGTGCTGTGCTAGTAAAAGAAGCTCTTAAGGGTGCAGGGGCAGATTCAGTCTTAGTATCATTGAGTGGAAAGACCGTCACCGCGAAGGTGCCGGAAGGTCTCAGTCCTGAAGAGGCGGCGAGGGCAGTTACTGATGCTGGTTTCGAAGCTGTGGTGACTGAAAAGAGTACATAA
- a CDS encoding aspartate aminotransferase family protein — protein MKADTKKTDATVVEDGAAITRHYNYGTWKKQEGWKPKLIVGAEGCNFTDSEGNTYLDFSSQLMCSNLGHGNRKVIDAIAEQARTLPYISPEFTTAARVELTKKLLEVLPDNLVKFFYGTSGTEANEAAVKIARMFFRKEGKFKIITRYDSYHGSTAASIALTGDHRRYASETPGNAGGVVRAPDPYCYRCPLGLKYPECGIACAEYVDYMFRHEGNVAAVMVEPVTGTNGVIVPPDGYMKRLSEITHEHGALLIADEVMSGWGRTGEWFAVNRWKVRPDILTTAKGITGAYAPLSLTATTKEIADYFEDNVFQHGHTYEAHPLTLLPAVAAIDEYKRLNLIKRSAEIGEYLGRSLAELKERHVSIGDVRGVGMFWAVELVKNRDTKEPFNTREDKLEGRQTVAGKVSQEMMKRGVYVNSWITHLTIAPPLIVTKEEIDHGIEVLDESLAVSDSLAGT, from the coding sequence ATGAAGGCAGATACCAAGAAAACGGATGCCACTGTGGTAGAGGATGGCGCTGCGATTACCAGGCATTACAACTACGGTACCTGGAAGAAACAGGAAGGCTGGAAGCCGAAATTAATTGTCGGTGCAGAGGGTTGCAACTTCACCGATTCGGAAGGTAACACCTACCTCGACTTTTCATCCCAGCTCATGTGCAGCAACCTTGGTCACGGCAACAGGAAGGTGATCGATGCAATAGCCGAACAGGCACGCACGCTGCCCTACATTTCACCGGAGTTCACAACAGCTGCGAGGGTGGAACTGACGAAGAAGCTGCTCGAAGTCCTGCCCGACAATCTGGTAAAATTCTTCTACGGGACATCAGGTACGGAAGCCAATGAGGCCGCCGTCAAAATCGCCCGGATGTTTTTCAGGAAGGAGGGGAAATTTAAAATCATCACCCGGTACGACTCGTACCACGGTTCAACGGCAGCCAGTATAGCGCTGACAGGTGACCACAGGCGATATGCTTCGGAAACTCCGGGGAATGCAGGTGGAGTGGTCAGGGCGCCCGACCCATACTGTTACAGATGCCCGCTGGGATTGAAATATCCTGAATGCGGCATCGCGTGCGCGGAATATGTCGACTACATGTTCAGGCATGAGGGAAATGTTGCAGCAGTCATGGTTGAGCCGGTGACAGGCACAAACGGTGTTATTGTTCCGCCTGACGGCTACATGAAGCGGCTTAGTGAGATAACACACGAACATGGTGCACTGCTCATTGCAGATGAAGTGATGTCTGGATGGGGAAGGACTGGTGAATGGTTTGCAGTCAACAGATGGAAAGTCAGGCCGGACATATTGACAACAGCGAAGGGCATAACCGGCGCCTATGCTCCTCTCTCCCTGACTGCAACCACCAAGGAGATTGCCGATTACTTCGAGGACAATGTCTTCCAGCATGGCCATACATATGAGGCGCATCCGCTGACGCTGCTCCCCGCGGTTGCTGCAATTGATGAATACAAGAGGCTCAATCTGATTAAGCGATCTGCTGAAATTGGAGAGTATCTTGGCAGAAGTCTTGCAGAGCTGAAGGAGAGGCACGTCAGCATAGGAGATGTCAGGGGAGTCGGTATGTTCTGGGCCGTTGAGCTTGTAAAAAACAGGGATACAAAGGAGCCGTTCAACACCAGAGAGGACAAACTTGAAGGAAGACAGACAGTGGCGGGAAAAGTGTCTCAGGAGATGATGAAGAGAGGTGTTTATGTCAACTCATGGATTACACATCTCACCATCGCACCGCCCCTGATAGTGACGAAAGAGGAAATAGACCACGGTATTGAGGTGCTCGACGAATCTCTGGCAGTCTCCGATTCCCTTGCCGGCACGTAA
- a CDS encoding transposase gives MTATSRRRWQPEEKLAIIKEIQEKGAVVETCRKYTVDPTMYYKWKENYDTFGIDGLRSYARRLEPGIRKLMKENSRLKKLLAEKELANEMLSEALKKRKVTKQ, from the coding sequence GTGACTGCGACTTCGAGAAGGAGATGGCAGCCGGAGGAGAAGCTTGCCATAATCAAGGAGATACAGGAAAAGGGTGCAGTGGTGGAGACGTGCAGGAAGTACACCGTCGATCCTACAATGTACTACAAGTGGAAGGAAAACTACGACACATTCGGCATAGACGGCCTCAGGTCATACGCCAGGAGATTGGAACCGGGTATCAGGAAGCTGATGAAGGAGAACTCCAGGCTGAAGAAGCTCCTTGCTGAAAAGGAGCTCGCCAATGAGATGCTGAGCGAGGCATTAAAAAAAAGGAAGGTGACGAAACAATGA